DNA from Clarias gariepinus isolate MV-2021 ecotype Netherlands chromosome 8, CGAR_prim_01v2, whole genome shotgun sequence:
tatacacatacatatctgTATAGTACACAcgctcaggacacacacacgcatatataaGCGTGTATAATACACACATTCAGGacgcgcacgcgcgcacacacacatacacacacacgcgcgcgcgcgcgcacacagccCCTACACCTTGTATGAAACGTGCTTGTAATgcaggagagtgtgtgtaatacgttgaagaaaaaaaaagtgccaccACGCAGCCTCCTCTCCACACCGCGTCCACACGAAAGGCGCGTCCACTCCAGCCGcctgtttttcttcttgttctATTTCACAAATATTACACTTTGGATTGAGGTTTTTGGTTGAACCTTCTGTAcaattgtacacacacacacacacacacacacgttgtacACACACCAGGACGGACATAACGACACAGAAAGCAGGCACGCGCTCGCCTCGGAAGGTAAGCGCTTTTGCTTTACCAGGCTGATCACGAACTTGTACAGCAAATGAATGATTGCACCAGGATGCCGCTGATGCATTACAGCCTCCTGAAGCCAGGTCGGGTTTATTGACGTGTTAGAGACAAGAGCTGTAGGAATTAATTTGGAATTTTAAAGctttggcagtttttttttttttgcataactgAAGACTGTCCAGGCGGATGGTCAGGTCAGATATATATTACTAATGTTATTTTAGATCTTTTGTCTTTCGTGCTGGAAGGTTATAGTGCAGTCCCATGGACAGCCCTCACTGCATCCCCGATACCCCTAACAATCTGAACGCAAACACTTAACAAAAACACAAGACATCGCCTAAATGCACTGCCTCCTGTTTGCATGCGTTCTTTTTGTAATGAATCATTTAGTGCAACTACGAATCTACCTACTAGCCTATTCATATACAGGCTACAGTATAAGTGATATACAGTTGtgattaaaaagatttaaaaactttatattCAAAAGTATTGTTGGCctttgtaattttattaatcttttctAGTCTTAGCTGATTATTTAGTTATTCATTGtaatatgattatattattCCATAActatgcttatttaaaaaaaaaaaaaggtttacagtATTTAGGACCCTTTTCTGCTTTTCTCTTGAACAACATAGGCTATAACCTTTTACCAGAGGAATCAATACAATAaaagactgtttttttatttgttttttatttttattttaagcatgtATAGTGTTACTAAACAGAAAAAGGATTGTAATTACATAAGCAAGCACAGTGACTCTAGACTCACCAGTGGgtatttcaaatttaaaaggTTAAGTAGGCACTATGGTGTCAGATATTACTGTGTAAAGAATTATGTTAATCGTTGTCAACATCAGTAGGTCAAGCATCAACATTTGTATTACTAGTGATGATGTTACAGAGATATCAGATCATATTAAAACACTACAATGTCTTTAGAGGTCAGAGAATAAACTGGAGGAGAGGTAAGTCTAATATTTGATCAGAGTGGTATTTGAACTCGCAGCCAACAACCATATCAACAGAGGAATAGGTTTTTGCATTAACATGAGAAACTCTGGATACAATCAAAACTGATGAAGAGCAGACCATGACATCTGACGTAACCCAGTGATTAGATAAAGTAATGCAGGTTTAATATGtacttaattaatttataagtaatttacttaaataaaattatatttaatttaattaaattaaattagatgtTCATGTTATTCACAAGGTCTCTGTTGTgggcatttattaatttataagtCTTTTAATTTTGCTATTAAATCTTAGTTACAAATTACACTTGGTCACTTGAGTATActtacttttttaaacatgtttataaaTCTGTACTTTATaccaaagaaattaaatattggAGTCCACGCAATGAATACGTTCAGAACTTATTAcaatggaacctcggattgcgagtaacgcagtttgcgagtaTACCGCAAGtggagcaaagatttttaataaattttgacttgaaaaacaaacaagtctcaGTTTACGAGTACcgcgcatgcgcttcttgtttggATGCCAAtcgtttttctctctctagcactgcagaattgtgggtaatcgtctcccctgctcggtcttagtgcgcgtctcttactggtataatcaacatccgtgcaagtgtgtactgtttactataacactgtcaccatgtgtgtgcgcataaaacatattttattttgtgtttgtatgcatgtgtgtatagcACACGTGtaccatttattataaaacatgcGTGTGCGcatgtaaagtaaaagaaagtctcattagagaggttaaagacccattttctctctccctgtgtcatcctgttatgtgtgtgcgcgtgcgtcgTTGGACACCGtgtcccttcacacacacacagctcctcctttcgcctttacacacacaaacacacacacacacacacaccttcttttcttgcctccacacacacacacacacacacacacacacacacacacacacctccttttctctctctaacGGAaaaactgctctgtcgcaattattttaaaaagtaaagtttaggttaatttgttttatttttactttacagcaatgaTTCCGTTAGCAAGGGCTCACGCGAGTATTATTGGCGATATTTCTTGTTAttcttttctgataaaacagtctttccgttattgtgtttgtgtgtgtgtgtgtttgtgtgtgtgaaacttaaaTAGGAGAGGAAGAAGAGTCATGGTGTAAAATGAAAAGGGGGTGGGGctctgattcctcctctcctcttccggaacgaattatgttcgtaatccaaggttccactgtattaccATTTGGCAATATGAGCACCAAAGTGGGATTCAGGAGTCTCATTGACCCATCCTTATGATCTGCCATTAATCACACTGGTATGCTTCAACTGGGAGATAATATAAGGTTTACATCTATTTTGCAATAGCTCTAAGAATTGGTTAGGAATTTGAGATGACATCTTTAGAATAGACTAGAAGGAAAATTGCATATAGGAAGTGCAGTACAACTGGAGAACTCTTTGTTAACATGGATAGGTGTTGTTCTTGTTCCCTGGCAGAATGAAAGGAATCAATGACACAAGATGTCACACAACAAAGGGTTGGACCACTGgttttggaagcacttcaattcagatagatactgtaggttTAAGTGCCATTAAACagtattatttacaaaatagatTATATAGTAAACCACAAATCAGGAtccatttttgcattttagtgTCTTTGTAATGagtaatatgaataaaatatagaaataacaaaaaaaaaaatctgtgaattTGTGCACTATCATAACAGActtgtttttatacatttgcaGTGATGTGAAGTCACATAAAAGTATGAAAATATTGATCATGCCTCAACCTGATTAAAACGTATAGACAGAATATAGGCACAACTTCTTAAATTCTTGAAAACTCCATTATAACTAAgacaatatattatttatgttaaaataattcTTGTCAATCTTGGGACCTTTTTATGTATTCCTTTTGTATCTTATGACTAAGGTCCCAGGTTAATGCATGATCAATATTTTCATACTGATATATGACTTCACATCAGtgcaaatgttaataaatctgTTATAATGACACCCaaattcacaattttttttaatttcaatagtttatttatattactcATATAAAGACACTCAAATGCAAAAATGGATGTAAAAAGTGGATGTATAGAGCaatcatatttataaaacatcCATATGCACATTCTTAAGCCCTTAAATATTGATTTCTATGTTACAttttaacacaaacaaacatgttcTATAATTTAAGAGGATATTTgacttttcttacatttttacaaatgagGCTCTAAGGCTGGTGGTAGCCTTGTGATAAAGTAAAAAGCTtggaaaaactgaaaagactttTGACTTAATGTCATTTGGTGGCTACACATGTATTATTTCTTAgcaatttaatatattatgaattttaataaatgaaaagctaTAATTCTAAAACGTTTGTGACCCTGTTTGTTGTGGTTCTATATAGGAACGAACAGGGCAATGCTTCCACCTCATGTTTTCTCTTATGGATCACTCATGAGACAAACTAGTGCCTGGACAAGGACCATCTCCAGGATCAACGCTCACTAGGCCAAAATGGAAACAGACCTCAGAACTACCCccagagcagaagaggagaaagATCCTCCTGCTCAGAGGAAGTTATCAACAGCAAGTGTTGGTGGCGACCTAGGGTCTGATTGCTACAAATGCAACGGTCTGATCAACACCCGAAGTGTTATGGTAGAAACCAAGGAAGGAAGGGTGTCAGTGTACTTGGCCCCACAGTATCAGGGCCACATGGTGGTCAATTATTCCCCTGAGCATGCAGGTCAGGACAGAAACGGGACACGAATAAGTGGGCACCATCCGCAACTGCTCAACCCCAGTGCCTTGCCCCAGGCTCTGGACCCTTTTTATAAGCCCAACCTCATCCTCTACCCAGAAGGAGTTCTGAGAGTTTGGGGGGAAGGAAGCGACTGCTGTGAGACCACGTTTATCGAGGACATGGCTCCTGCTAACTCCGCTGCTACAGTTACTAAAGATGGGCTCACTGACAACAAATTTTTGGATTTATCTATGGAGGATACCAAGATTCATACACTGTCCTACGATGTGGATGATGACGATGAGTTCCAAGAATTGGAGGTAGGATTTGGACATTTTTCcattgttgttatttaaaaatataagtctAATAAATCTGTGGCACAAAATATAAGTTATTTACAAAGTATTACAGTGAGTGAAAACCAATACAGATAACAAACATTAGTATACACATATAGACACAattctaaacataaaaaatggaGCGATATCTTACAGTTTCTTGGTGAAGGCAGACTGTTGGTTGAATAgatttaaaacatatattgGCAATACCTGGAAGTGAATGTTAGATTTTGCAGTTAATCGATAAGACCAGTAGTGTTTCAGCATTTTATTCTGCAATGTATTAATTGTAATTTGTCACCATTTCATTTTTGCCCTCATGTCTTTATTTATCGGGAGCAGGTTTCTTGAACTCTGTCGACATGCCTGTGTgcctgtgtgcctgtgtgtgtgtgtgtgtgtgtgtgtgtgtaagagaggggAAGGATCTAAGTGTAGAGGCAGTCTGCACAGCCAGTTTCCCGCTGTTTCCAACCTGTCTAGGCCACCTGTTCTGAAACTGCTGCACATTCTGCAGATCTCTGTGTGATGAGAGTAATGCTTTGGAGTTGAAGGAGACATGCAGATGTGCTGTGGTGTACCCATGCTGTGATCTATTCAGTCATCAAATAACCTCTAAAGAACCTTGAGCTGATGTTCAAAAGAGCATCACATGCATAATCTGTTGGTATTCACTCTGACATTTAAATCTCACGTGCAGTGTTTTGTCTGTTGCCTTTAAAGGTTTGGCAGGTGCAAAACTACTATTAACAGTAGACAGAGCTCTATTTTTTACTTCGGAATGATGTTATACATTATGCGTAATGTACCACAGCTTATGTCTTAAACAGAAGTGAAAATGTATAAACAAAGCAGAATTTTTATACTATATTAAACTTAGGATAGTTTATTTGTTCTTATAAAATGTGCCAGGGAACAGTAAAGTGGATGCAGAGATTTGTTAGAAAATGGACAGAACAGGCAGAGGAAATTGATCAGTGGTCAGTAACAGGCataaactcagcaaaaaaaaaaaaaggtatccTCGGCAATTAGGCAAATCAAGATCATACATGGAAACAGTCATCACGTAATATCAGGACTGGTAAAGAACCGGAATAAATTACAGAGTGTATACATCGCaggtcaggtgtgtgtgagtttgatCTCGTGTACTCTTGGAGACCTCTGCATCCATATTTGTAGGCTGAGACGTGGGGTCTACATTCACCTCCACTGTAAACCTAACAAAAATTTCAAAACACAATATTACTGAATTATTTTGTAGCATCTGacgtaaaattttatttaaaagcatatATCAGAaggcatatattttttactgtaaGACATTCAATGAAAACTAGTTAACATTGGTTTAAAGTACTTCATGTGTATAATTCATTGCCATCAGTTTAAAGAGTATCATTCTGTTGTCTTTACATTATAATGGCTTATTCTGTTTAATTTCGAAATGTGTTAATTGACCTGGTGTACATTTACTGCTGTTATCCTGTTATTAGGAACCTACCAGTGCAATACTAAAAGGTTAATATGTTTTCCTTTCTACTGCTGTCCACCAATGCAGAAAATATTTCTAATACTTAAGTCTTGATTGGATTATAGATGAAGAAATAACCGAGAGCCtgttgggtatttttttttattaacaattgATAGCAATACATATGCCACACAAATTGTCTAGATATAATTTTAgagcattgtactgtatatggaataATTCCATCTGTATGTACAGACCAATAAATTAGTTTCAAATAAATTAGATGCAGTGCCTACGAGAATAGGATTACGTGATTGCATATGTATACATTCCAATATTAAACCTTTTATGTCTCATGAATACGTATGAATACATAATTCACCTTCCTCTCATTTGAAATTAATGAGTCTCAAAATGACCAAGATGAAAATCTCATTATACTGTCCAGCAAAAATACTGCATTATTTTCATCACTATTTGAGAGTCTTAaatgatttacagtatgtaattgaCTACTCATCAATTTAATGGACCAAGTGCTCCTGACTGCCACTCTGAACAGATTTGCATGTAGGGGGGTCGATATAGAATTGGAACGGGTACAGCTCACTCTCAGGACTGAAACTCCCTTATGTTCTTTCAAATGTTATAAGAATTTGGTATGAGttctgattatttattataaaaatgtaaatttaaagttCATTTTGGCATCCAGTACTGTTCATGGCATGTAGAGTTACTGCAAAATGTCCTCTGAATAAGCCTTATCCCACTATTGTTTGAGAATTAAGCAATAattgcatgagagagagagtgctgttgtgctcaatatcagcatggctgtgatgcatTCATAGGCACAAGGCTGCTggctcatatactgtatataaaatctcTTTTTTCAGGGTTTGgactaaattattaatatttgacGACTGACATTTAGCGACCAACACCAACAGTTCAAATAACAGGTGAAAGTAGTTAAATTCTTACCAATACTATACAGTCAAAAGGAGAGGGGAATAAACCatgaaggtggtggacagtcctctAAATCTCCCAAGtgtttctttatatttccacttaaatCTTAACGGATGATTTCCAGGGTTAAATCCTTAAATAGCATAAAATGGAAATCTAGTTGGCTGTACAATCCCTTATTCCACACACccagtagtgcccttgatcagggggtAGAGAGATAGTTAATAACTAAATGTCCCAGATACTGTATAGATAAATGTCCCAGTTTATTATTTGGGGTTTGGCCTGAGTATTGATACTATTTTTGCAGATGcaacagtgttttttaaaaatatatctaaTGTAAGTGTAAGGTTTTATACACATCTGTTCTGATAGAACAAAATAGAAATTCAGCTGTTACTGCTTGCATTTGATTTCTTACTCACTGATACATTTTGCTGTGTTTATGTGGAGGCTGGTGTAAAATCCCCCACACTGTTACTTGTCTTCATTGTCTCTTCCTCTGCAACATGTTTCCATAACATTCCAAAGATTACGTTGCCATGGCACGTACAGATTGGCTCTGAATTAAACTGCGTTGTATAattgagagaggagagagcaggggagaggggagagagagagagagagagagagacagcgagagaatCATTGTCCACTATGTCTCTGTCTGTGAACATATGCGAAAGGCCAACTTACAAAAGGTACAAATTAGTGGCAAGGAAAGCAAGTGGTGCAAGCTGTTTCGGCCTAGACGTATAAACACTAAGGTGAAAGCAATGTCAGAATTCTGGGTTTCACAGATAAATAACATATACATTACAaactttctcacacatacagtgTGCATTGTAGGTCTACAGGTAGCCAAGTCTTAATAATAGTAGCATGTCTTGAATCAGTGCTTGGCCTCATAATCTTCTAGTACACAACCTCTCTACATTCAATCATTCACCTCCACAAGATATTCTTTTACAGCTATGTAAATCACATTGTGTTCTACCTGTCTTTCTTGTGGGCAATGCAATGATTTCATCTTGTCTCAACACAGCAGCCTTTGGAAAACAATGCCCCTTTAACTCATCCTCTCTAAAAGAGAGCTTCTTGTTGTCTTTCCTGGCCTTCAAGCATACATACATTCTAAAGCAGCTGATGGTTCACAGATTAAAATGCAGTTGACTGAATGGTCTTTCATGTCATAACTCACACTGGATATTGCAGAATCTCTTGTAGTCTTTAACAGCGGTATTATGGCCTATTATGAGCATTATGCTTGAATCACACTTGCCTTATGTGAAAGTTACACTTGTAaagtgtacatgtaaatgattaGAGAGATGTGACATTAGAATCATTCATAAATGTCTTCTACTCTGCATCTAAGGCATGATTCAATGTTTGATTAATGACACCCACCAATTAAGATATTGTATGATAGTTGAGATATGATATGACCCTCAAAAGTAGATGATGCttctattaaaaatgttttgctttaaTGAGAGTCATAAATGCTTTGAGGTTATTTGAACAGTCAGTTATTCTATTGTTTGGGAGAAGCAATATGGcaaatttaaataagatatgcTTCAAGGAGTAATACTGTAAAACTCCTTCTGTATCACAAAGAATATAAAGAATAACCTTACTGTAAAATTATCATATTTAGTTGCTTCATTGTAGCctgaaatgaagacagacagttttttgtttgttctatCCAGCTGTGAAAAGTGAAACACccagtgaaatttttttttttttaaacagaatcactgatttGGAGACTGGAGCAATTTAGTCCCTGATAGTGCAAGTGGAAGGTATTTGGTACAACACAGACGCTCCCTGGGTCAGGACGTCACTCCAAACTGGATGAAAGATCCAAGTGGAAACTGGTCAGATATGCTATCAAGAGGTCTACAACAaccctgaagcagttgcaggaaTTAAGGACTAATTGTACTCATTGTGTACATAtgactactcactcactcatcgtctataccactttatcctgtatttagggttgtggggcgcctggagcctatccaaggaaacttagggcataaggcggggtacaccctggacagagtgccaatccatctcagggcatacacacatacacacattcattaacacactacagacaatttggacaagccaattagcctagtctgcaggtctttggactgtggggtaaaaactggagtacccagaggaaaagaAATCAACACGGAAATCCAACCTAGCCTGGAGGGGCAAGGCGATAGTTCCAACCACTACACACTGTGCTGCGCTGCATGTGATTACAACATCATAAATTCTTCACAAATGTGGCTTGTATGGGAAAGTTGCAACAAAAAAGCCACTGCTCAAGAAAGGCCACATGCAATCATGAATGAGCTTTGCAAAACGTAGCTGATTAGATGAGACTAAAATTGACCACAACACCAATATGTCCACCACAACGATATGTCTGGTGAAAAATCCAATACAGCTCACCATACAAATAACACCATTCCTACAGTAAAGCATTGGGGTGGTAATAtcctgttactgtatgtgtgggtgttTCTCTCCAGCAGCGACTGGAGCACTTGTTAGgatggaagaaaaataaatggggCAAAATACCGTCAAATTCTTAAGGAAAATCTGCTGCCCTCTGCCAGAAAGTTGTGAATGAAAAGAAGGTTTACTTTCCAACTTGACAATTCAGAGGGCAGCAGATTTTCTACGTTTTGCCAAAGCACACAGCAATACTGACCACACAGTGGTTTAGGAAGCTAGGTGAATGCATGGCCTAATCAGACCCCAGACATAAACCCCAGGTGAAAATCTGTGGAATGACTTGAAGACTGCAGTCCACAAACAGTCACCATCAAATTTAAACCACCTCAAGCAGTTCTGTAAAGAAGAGTGGGCAAATACTGCAAAGTCTAGATGTACATttccatttaggcatttggcagacactcaaAAGTGCTTATGTTTCTGTCATTGGATAAATACAAATAGAAGcaaatgtacaaatgtacaaagcTTTGTGTGCCATTGAGAAGGTAATTAGCTTCACCTGATCATTTTTAAATCGGCGATTCttcttactattattttttggatatgttggtgttatattttttaactcggaagttaaaagttgcactgagtaaatacaacTGGCTGTAGCGTACTGTGTCTGTGTCTTCGTCTCTGTCTTCACttcaggctgcaaagcaacaaaatgtgattatttaaagGGGGGGGGTGTaaattattttctgtattagAAGATAATAGCAGGTTTTCTTTAATGTGCCGTGTGTATCTGGTAAATAGGGGCAGTGGCTTCACTTCAGTGTCAACTCATCGAACAGAAGATAATAAAGACAT
Protein-coding regions in this window:
- the LOC128529256 gene encoding synapse differentiation-inducing gene protein 1 — encoded protein: METDLRTTPRAEEEKDPPAQRKLSTASVGGDLGSDCYKCNGLINTRSVMVETKEGRVSVYLAPQYQGHMVVNYSPEHAGQDRNGTRISGHHPQLLNPSALPQALDPFYKPNLILYPEGVLRVWGEGSDCCETTFIEDMAPANSAATVTKDGLTDNKFLDLSMEDTKIHTLSYDVDDDDEFQELESEYSSDSESEDNFLMMPPRDYLGLSVFSMLCCFWPLGIAAFYLSHETNKAVNKGDFHHASSSSRRALFLAVLSITIGTGIYVGVAVALIAYLSKNNHL